One window from the genome of [Clostridium] celerecrescens 18A encodes:
- a CDS encoding HD domain-containing phosphohydrolase — protein sequence MIKWLRDKLDDFKRKGDPFKLDRIKICFMYLIFGFVWVYFSDRIVNRFVYNPSVRMLIHTYKGMVYVLFTASVLYYLISNLLRKVEQADQKLRVSEEKYKAVINQMQFGMALYEGASGEDIFKYRLVDSNHSYEILTGLKKEEIIGKYFFEIHEDVVPENLEKLIRTIKTGESTSYERFQKNTDFYYEVLASRPKENQLAIILNDITKSKQAEERLHYLSYHDQLTGLYNRRFFEDQLLQLNSPNYYPLFITMADINGLKLMNDSFGHAAGDIYIQKVAEVLREGFREKDIISRLGGDEFIILSPNTDAAEIKELIGRINERTKHEAVHKITLSVSFGYSVKCRAEESILDVLRKAEDYMYKKKLLVSAGIRGKTIYTVMAALHEKNPREEQHSLRVSELCEKMGTALGLQEDEVKELKTVGLLHDIGKVAIEEGILNKKGKLVEQEWAEIKKHPEIGYRILSSVNELSEMADYVLAHHERWDGNGYPKGLKGNEIPVQSRIIAIADAYDAMISERSYRQALPKEYAISELVKGAGTQFCREYVHVFIDKVVYDNAVSV from the coding sequence ATGATTAAATGGTTAAGGGATAAATTGGATGATTTTAAGCGAAAAGGAGATCCTTTTAAACTGGATAGAATTAAAATCTGCTTTATGTATTTGATTTTTGGTTTTGTCTGGGTTTATTTTTCCGACAGAATCGTGAACCGGTTCGTTTACAACCCTTCTGTAAGAATGTTGATTCATACCTATAAGGGAATGGTGTATGTTTTATTTACCGCCTCGGTTCTCTACTATTTAATTTCCAATCTTTTAAGAAAGGTGGAGCAGGCAGACCAAAAGTTAAGGGTAAGCGAAGAGAAATATAAGGCTGTTATAAACCAGATGCAGTTTGGCATGGCATTGTATGAGGGGGCCTCTGGCGAAGATATATTTAAGTACAGGCTGGTGGACTCTAATCACAGCTATGAAATCCTGACCGGATTAAAGAAAGAAGAGATAATAGGAAAATATTTTTTCGAAATACATGAAGATGTGGTACCGGAAAACCTGGAAAAACTGATCCGGACCATTAAAACAGGAGAATCAACCAGCTACGAGCGGTTTCAGAAAAATACAGATTTTTACTATGAGGTCCTGGCGTCCCGGCCTAAGGAAAACCAGCTGGCCATTATCTTAAATGACATTACCAAAAGCAAGCAGGCGGAAGAACGGCTGCATTATTTAAGCTATCATGACCAGCTGACGGGATTATACAACAGAAGATTTTTTGAAGATCAACTACTGCAGCTGAATTCCCCGAACTATTATCCGTTATTTATTACCATGGCTGATATCAATGGGTTAAAGCTCATGAACGATTCCTTTGGACACGCAGCGGGTGATATCTATATTCAAAAGGTGGCCGAAGTATTAAGAGAGGGCTTCAGGGAAAAAGACATTATAAGCCGTCTGGGAGGCGATGAATTCATCATACTGTCTCCCAATACCGATGCAGCGGAAATTAAGGAATTGATCGGCAGGATCAATGAACGGACAAAGCATGAAGCCGTTCATAAGATCACTCTTTCCGTTTCCTTTGGATACAGTGTAAAATGCAGGGCGGAAGAATCCATATTAGATGTGCTCAGAAAAGCTGAGGATTATATGTATAAGAAAAAGCTGTTGGTAAGTGCGGGGATAAGGGGAAAGACCATATATACGGTTATGGCGGCCCTTCATGAGAAAAATCCAAGGGAAGAACAGCATTCCCTCCGCGTGTCAGAGCTGTGCGAAAAGATGGGAACAGCCCTTGGACTGCAGGAAGATGAAGTTAAAGAGTTAAAGACCGTTGGATTGCTCCATGATATCGGCAAGGTGGCTATTGAAGAAGGGATATTGAATAAAAAAGGAAAATTGGTGGAGCAGGAATGGGCAGAAATTAAAAAGCACCCGGAAATAGGGTATCGCATTTTAAGCTCGGTCAATGAGCTGTCAGAGATGGCGGATTACGTACTGGCACACCATGAACGATGGGATGGAAATGGCTATCCAAAAGGGCTTAAAGGTAATGAAATACCGGTCCAGTCCAGGATCATTGCCATTGCAGATGCATACGATGCCATGATCAGTGAAAGAAGCTACCGCCAGGCATTGCCCAAGGAATATGCCATCAGTGAGCTGGTTAAGGGAGCCGGTACGCAGTTTTGCAGGGAATATGTCCATGTATTTATAGATAAGGTCGTTTATGACAATGCAGTCAGTGTTTAG
- the moaC gene encoding cyclic pyranopterin monophosphate synthase MoaC — MNGLTHFDEQGNARMVDVGEKAETDRIAVAHGFITVNHEVFEAISLGTAKKGDVLGVARVAGIMGAKRTSELIPLCHGLMLTKCAVDFVLHEERLSVEAVCTVKTQGKTGVEMEALTGVNIALLTIYDMCKAMDRGMMIRDICLLKKDGGKSGLYEKDSGGRGSGI, encoded by the coding sequence ATGAATGGACTGACACATTTTGATGAACAGGGAAATGCCCGCATGGTAGATGTTGGAGAAAAGGCGGAGACAGACCGGATTGCCGTTGCCCATGGGTTTATTACGGTCAATCATGAGGTTTTTGAAGCCATTTCCCTTGGCACCGCGAAAAAAGGAGATGTTCTGGGAGTTGCCAGAGTGGCAGGTATTATGGGAGCGAAAAGAACTTCTGAACTGATCCCTTTATGTCATGGACTGATGCTTACAAAATGCGCGGTAGATTTTGTACTTCATGAGGAACGGCTTTCTGTAGAGGCGGTTTGTACGGTGAAAACCCAGGGAAAGACAGGCGTGGAGATGGAAGCTCTGACAGGGGTGAATATAGCACTGCTGACCATATATGACATGTGTAAAGCCATGGACCGGGGGATGATGATCAGAGATATCTGCCTCTTGAAAAAGGATGGCGGGAAAAGCGGACTTTATGAAAAGGACTCAGGCGGCAGGGGGAGCGGAATATGA
- the moaA gene encoding GTP 3',8-cyclase MoaA → MKDSCNRTIDYIRVSVTDRCNLRCLYCMPEEGIAPLRHEDILTYQEIVRICEAGARLGIRKVKVTGGEPLVRKGIEILIKELGEIPGIEDVTMTTNGCLLKEKSAALKAAGLSSVNVSLDTLDPRRFARITRRDCFESVMEGIRSALAAGLKVKINCAVMEDLTKEEVLAFARFSMERRIPVRFIEMMPIGQGKNYKVLENDDLAGILSEAFGELKESREVKGNGPAVYYTWGDGTGFIGFISAVSHKFCHNCNRVRLTSDGFLKLCLDSPAGVDLKGPLREGISDDCLFNLMNQSIRNKPESHHFEDDQGKTGPNMNQIGG, encoded by the coding sequence ATGAAAGACAGCTGCAACAGAACCATTGATTATATCCGGGTATCCGTTACCGACCGGTGCAATTTAAGATGTCTCTACTGCATGCCGGAGGAGGGAATAGCCCCCCTGCGCCATGAGGACATCCTCACCTATCAGGAAATCGTGAGAATCTGTGAGGCCGGCGCCCGCCTTGGGATCCGTAAGGTCAAGGTAACCGGCGGGGAGCCTTTGGTGAGAAAGGGCATTGAGATCCTGATCAAAGAATTAGGGGAGATCCCGGGAATTGAAGATGTGACCATGACCACCAATGGCTGCCTGTTAAAGGAGAAGTCAGCGGCGCTAAAAGCTGCGGGTTTATCAAGCGTCAATGTAAGCCTGGATACTCTGGATCCCCGGCGGTTTGCCAGAATCACAAGAAGAGACTGCTTTGAATCCGTTATGGAAGGAATCCGCAGTGCATTGGCAGCGGGGCTCAAGGTAAAAATAAACTGTGCGGTCATGGAGGACTTAACAAAAGAAGAGGTACTGGCCTTTGCCCGTTTTTCCATGGAACGCAGGATCCCGGTCCGTTTTATCGAAATGATGCCCATTGGTCAGGGAAAAAACTACAAAGTACTGGAAAATGATGATCTGGCAGGGATCCTGTCAGAAGCCTTTGGTGAGCTTAAAGAAAGCCGCGAGGTGAAAGGCAACGGTCCTGCCGTTTATTATACATGGGGAGATGGAACTGGTTTTATCGGCTTTATCAGCGCCGTCAGTCACAAATTCTGCCATAACTGCAACCGGGTAAGGCTGACATCTGACGGATTTTTAAAGCTTTGTCTGGACAGTCCCGCAGGAGTGGATTTAAAAGGGCCTTTGCGGGAAGGAATTTCTGATGACTGTCTTTTTAATCTGATGAATCAGAGCATCCGGAACAAACCGGAGAGCCATCATTTTGAAGATGACCAGGGAAAAACAGGCCCAAACATGAACCAGATAGGAGGATAA
- a CDS encoding tocopherol cyclase family protein, which produces MFRISNDEKKGTRSIMEMKDLNNIIKTRMAKLRHGFFEGWYFKHQNEDTVLAFIPGHSVDEQGVKRPFLQIIWNENSYSLDYEEEDYLVDRKRKRIILGDNIFSLTGVKVNIQSKDISIQGMIRYGSLSPIEYTIMGPYQWVPFMECRHEIISMSHSLRGSLTVNGKVLDFDGEKGYIEGDRGRSFPRDYLWLQCNRFSQEASIMVSIAHIPFIGYSFQGCICVIQYKGQEYRFATYLGVKVVCKRETAVILKQGQYTFKIFLTNRNRTKKPGFSHRLLAPDLGKMVRFIKEEHLLLARFLLYKEEEQIFDLTSDHVSFEYVDR; this is translated from the coding sequence ATGTTTAGAATCAGCAATGATGAAAAGAAAGGGACGAGATCCATCATGGAGATGAAAGACCTTAATAATATCATAAAAACAAGAATGGCCAAGTTAAGACATGGGTTCTTTGAGGGCTGGTATTTTAAACATCAGAATGAAGATACGGTTTTAGCCTTTATTCCCGGCCATAGTGTAGACGAACAGGGAGTGAAGCGCCCGTTTTTGCAGATCATATGGAATGAAAACTCTTATTCTCTGGACTATGAAGAGGAGGATTATCTGGTTGACAGAAAGAGAAAAAGGATCATTCTTGGAGATAATATCTTTTCCCTGACCGGAGTTAAGGTGAATATCCAGTCCAAGGATATTTCCATTCAGGGAATGATCCGTTACGGCTCCTTAAGTCCCATCGAATATACCATCATGGGCCCCTATCAATGGGTCCCCTTTATGGAATGCAGGCATGAGATCATCAGCATGTCCCACTCCCTTAGGGGGAGTCTTACAGTCAATGGAAAGGTTTTGGATTTTGACGGGGAAAAGGGATATATAGAGGGAGACAGGGGCAGATCCTTTCCCAGGGATTATTTATGGCTTCAATGCAACCGGTTTTCGCAGGAGGCATCCATCATGGTTTCCATAGCCCATATTCCTTTTATCGGTTACAGCTTTCAGGGCTGTATCTGTGTCATCCAGTATAAAGGACAGGAATACCGCTTTGCCACCTATCTGGGAGTTAAGGTGGTATGCAAAAGGGAAACTGCGGTCATATTAAAGCAGGGCCAATATACATTTAAAATATTTTTAACAAACCGGAACAGGACGAAGAAACCAGGGTTTTCCCACAGACTTTTGGCTCCGGATCTGGGAAAGATGGTGCGCTTTATTAAAGAAGAGCATTTATTGCTGGCAAGGTTTTTGCTGTATAAAGAGGAGGAGCAGATATTTGATTTGACAAGTGACCATGTAAGCTTCGAGTATGTTGATAGATAA
- a CDS encoding molybdopterin-binding protein, giving the protein MKEIKTVDAVGQVLCHDMTQIIPGVIKDARFRKGHVVTEEDIPVLLSMGKEHIYVWEKDESLYHENEAAEILCSLCLGDHMERSEVKEGKIELKSTVRGLLKIDTGLLDIINSLGNMMIASRHPNTPVEPGDKLCGTRIIPLVIEKEKMEEAREVCAGKKIFAVLPYLDKKVGIVTTGSEVFHGRIKDAFGPVLKAKVEELGGQILGQTVTDDRPENTTDAILDLIRQGADMVLVSGGMSVDPDDKTPLAIRNTGAEVISYGAPVLPGAMFLLSYYRQDGKNIPIAGLPGCVMYSKRTVFDLVLPRLMADDPVTKEDLEKLGKGGLCLSCDVCYYPNCGFGKGW; this is encoded by the coding sequence ATGAAGGAGATCAAGACAGTAGATGCGGTAGGACAGGTTCTCTGCCATGATATGACTCAGATCATACCGGGAGTCATAAAGGATGCAAGATTCAGAAAAGGACATGTAGTGACAGAGGAGGATATTCCGGTGCTGCTGTCCATGGGAAAAGAACACATTTATGTTTGGGAAAAGGATGAGTCCCTATACCATGAAAATGAAGCTGCAGAAATCCTGTGCAGCCTATGCCTGGGTGACCATATGGAGCGCAGCGAGGTAAAGGAAGGTAAAATTGAATTGAAATCAACCGTCCGGGGCTTATTAAAGATAGATACCGGACTTCTAGATATAATAAACAGCTTAGGGAATATGATGATCGCTTCCAGACACCCCAATACTCCCGTGGAGCCTGGAGACAAGCTGTGCGGGACAAGAATTATTCCCCTTGTCATTGAAAAGGAAAAGATGGAAGAGGCCAGAGAAGTTTGCGCAGGTAAGAAGATCTTTGCCGTGCTGCCCTACCTGGATAAAAAGGTGGGAATCGTAACTACGGGAAGCGAAGTATTCCATGGAAGAATAAAGGATGCCTTTGGACCTGTATTAAAAGCAAAGGTGGAAGAACTGGGCGGCCAGATTCTTGGCCAGACAGTCACAGATGATAGGCCGGAGAATACCACGGATGCGATTCTTGACCTTATCCGTCAGGGGGCTGACATGGTGCTTGTCAGCGGTGGCATGAGCGTTGATCCGGATGACAAGACTCCTCTTGCTATCCGTAATACCGGTGCAGAGGTGATATCCTACGGCGCTCCGGTGCTTCCGGGAGCCATGTTCTTACTTTCCTACTACAGGCAGGATGGGAAAAATATTCCTATAGCCGGACTTCCCGGATGTGTCATGTATTCCAAGAGGACAGTATTTGATTTGGTGCTCCCAAGACTCATGGCGGATGATCCGGTGACAAAGGAAGACCTTGAAAAGCTGGGAAAGGGAGGGCTCTGCCTCTCCTGCGACGTATGCTATTATCCAAACTGCGGCTTCGGAAAGGGCTGGTAA
- a CDS encoding flavin reductase family protein has product MLKPVDLKQISMDPFTMIGKEWMLVSAGSDETYNMMTASWGGLGIMWNKSVSTIVLRPQRYTLEFIDQSEYYALSFFGDNCRSALNYCGAHSGRDVDKEKETGLTPVFDAEAPYFSEARLVFICRKLYKQRIDPKGFFDPAIDKQNYPNKDYHDTIIGEIVKVLKADE; this is encoded by the coding sequence ATGTTAAAACCAGTTGATTTAAAACAGATATCCATGGATCCATTCACAATGATAGGAAAAGAGTGGATGCTGGTTTCCGCCGGCAGTGACGAAACGTACAATATGATGACAGCCAGCTGGGGAGGGCTTGGAATCATGTGGAATAAGAGCGTATCTACCATTGTGCTCCGTCCCCAGAGATATACCCTGGAATTTATTGACCAGAGCGAGTATTACGCCTTAAGCTTTTTCGGTGATAATTGCAGATCCGCTTTAAATTACTGCGGTGCCCATTCCGGACGTGATGTGGATAAGGAGAAAGAGACTGGACTTACCCCTGTCTTTGACGCAGAGGCGCCTTATTTTTCAGAAGCAAGACTGGTGTTTATCTGCCGCAAGCTTTATAAGCAGAGGATCGATCCCAAGGGCTTTTTTGATCCGGCCATCGATAAGCAAAATTATCCGAATAAGGATTACCATGATACGATCATAGGAGAAATTGTAAAAGTATTAAAGGCAGATGAATAA
- a CDS encoding C-GCAxxG-C-C family protein, producing the protein MNVKQAVSVKKIGDDAEALFRGGFFCSEAVVSSMRSNFELDLPEEIIAMASGFPVGIGRSKCLCGAVSGGVMALGIFFGRTKQGDSKVEKNLEVSKELHDWFKESNGKNALCCRILTKEFDMGQGEHKEQCIRFTGMVAKKVAEIVVREYGLTNTDETESAEECHD; encoded by the coding sequence ATGAATGTGAAGCAGGCGGTTAGTGTTAAAAAGATCGGGGATGATGCGGAAGCTCTGTTTCGGGGAGGATTTTTTTGCTCAGAGGCGGTTGTAAGTTCCATGAGATCAAACTTTGAGCTGGATTTACCGGAGGAAATCATAGCCATGGCATCCGGCTTTCCTGTTGGAATCGGACGCTCCAAGTGTTTGTGCGGGGCGGTTTCCGGCGGAGTGATGGCTCTTGGCATATTCTTTGGACGGACAAAACAGGGAGATTCCAAGGTGGAAAAGAACTTGGAAGTGTCAAAAGAGCTTCACGACTGGTTTAAGGAAAGCAATGGGAAAAATGCACTATGCTGCCGGATCCTGACCAAAGAGTTTGATATGGGACAAGGAGAGCACAAGGAACAGTGCATCCGTTTCACAGGAATGGTGGCTAAAAAAGTAGCTGAGATCGTGGTGCGGGAATACGGCCTTACGAATACCGATGAGACAGAGTCTGCGGAGGAATGTCATGATTAA
- a CDS encoding nucleotidyltransferase family protein, producing MKLALILLAAGDSRRFNGNKLLHEFKGKPMYQYILEEVEKLPDGIFDRKVVVTQYQEIMDCMNNYGYEVVVNEESSLGISHSIHLALEVLKNEETDYCFAVCDQPYLKAATIRDLVNGWKNSGKGIGCLCNMGALGNPAIFSRSYLKELLKLEGDVGGKRVIRRHIEDLYLHEVPDGLELVDIDVRKNSES from the coding sequence ATGAAACTGGCACTTATCCTTCTGGCAGCAGGTGACAGCCGTAGATTTAACGGCAATAAGCTGCTTCATGAATTCAAGGGGAAACCCATGTACCAATACATTTTAGAGGAAGTGGAAAAGCTTCCGGATGGCATCTTTGACAGGAAAGTGGTTGTTACCCAGTACCAGGAAATCATGGACTGCATGAACAATTATGGCTATGAGGTAGTGGTAAATGAGGAAAGCAGCCTTGGTATCTCCCATTCCATTCATCTGGCGTTGGAAGTGCTGAAAAATGAAGAAACGGATTATTGCTTTGCGGTCTGTGACCAGCCATATTTAAAGGCAGCTACCATAAGAGATCTGGTAAATGGCTGGAAAAACAGCGGAAAGGGAATTGGCTGTCTGTGCAACATGGGCGCTTTGGGAAACCCGGCCATCTTTTCCAGAAGCTACTTAAAGGAGCTTCTGAAATTAGAGGGAGATGTGGGAGGAAAGCGGGTTATCCGGAGACATATTGAAGATTTGTACCTTCACGAGGTGCCGGATGGCCTGGAACTGGTGGATATTGATGTGCGGAAAAATTCCGAATCCTGA
- a CDS encoding winged helix-turn-helix domain-containing protein, which translates to MKEIKKEERALKYHLRLRVYYEERNFGPGVAALMKLVRERGSLSAACQELHMAYSKAWKIINKAEADLGLSLMEGRRGGENGGTTVLTEEGEKFLNQYLAFSEEAEAAVVELFYKYFPE; encoded by the coding sequence ATGAAAGAAATAAAAAAAGAGGAACGAGCGCTTAAGTATCATTTAAGACTCCGCGTTTACTATGAAGAGCGCAACTTTGGTCCTGGAGTAGCAGCTTTAATGAAGCTTGTAAGGGAGAGGGGCTCCCTCTCGGCTGCCTGCCAGGAACTGCATATGGCATATTCGAAAGCGTGGAAGATTATTAACAAGGCAGAAGCGGATCTGGGACTTTCATTGATGGAAGGAAGAAGAGGTGGGGAAAATGGGGGAACCACTGTTTTAACCGAAGAGGGTGAAAAATTTCTAAACCAGTATCTGGCTTTTTCAGAGGAAGCAGAAGCAGCAGTGGTAGAATTATTTTACAAATATTTTCCCGAATGA
- the yqeB gene encoding selenium-dependent molybdenum cofactor biosynthesis protein YqeB: protein MKVLIKGAGDLATGIGCRLHRCGFDLVMTDIAVPTTVRRTVAFSRAVYEGQAKVEDVTGVLCRSLEEIQEAIAGDQVAVVVDEECKIRETWKPDVVVDAIIAKKNLGTRITDADVVVGIGPGFTAGLDCHVVVETKRGHNLGRCIWEGSAFPNTGVPGMIGGYDKERIIRATSDGTFKGQVMIGDLVEKGDLVGYSGDAPIYAQVGGVVRGLLQDGVTVKMGMKSGDVDPRGNVENCYTISDKASSIGGGVLEAILSMEKKKGAAEKAEK, encoded by the coding sequence ATGAAGGTACTAATAAAAGGAGCCGGTGATCTGGCAACAGGCATTGGCTGCCGGCTGCATCGCTGCGGCTTTGACCTGGTCATGACAGATATCGCCGTTCCCACCACAGTGCGGCGGACGGTGGCCTTTTCAAGGGCAGTCTATGAGGGACAGGCAAAGGTGGAGGACGTCACAGGAGTTTTATGCCGCAGTCTGGAGGAAATCCAAGAGGCCATAGCAGGGGATCAGGTTGCAGTTGTGGTCGATGAGGAATGCAAGATCCGGGAAACCTGGAAGCCGGATGTGGTGGTAGATGCCATTATTGCTAAAAAGAATCTGGGAACCAGGATAACGGACGCAGATGTTGTAGTAGGTATTGGCCCCGGGTTTACGGCAGGGCTTGACTGCCATGTGGTGGTGGAGACAAAAAGAGGCCATAACCTGGGCCGCTGTATCTGGGAGGGTAGCGCATTTCCCAACACTGGAGTACCAGGCATGATCGGCGGTTATGATAAAGAACGGATTATCCGTGCAACGTCTGACGGAACCTTTAAAGGTCAGGTCATGATCGGCGATCTGGTTGAAAAAGGCGATTTGGTGGGTTATTCTGGAGATGCACCCATATATGCCCAGGTGGGAGGCGTTGTCAGAGGGCTGCTTCAGGATGGTGTAACAGTGAAAATGGGAATGAAGTCAGGAGATGTTGACCCCAGGGGAAACGTTGAAAACTGCTATACAATCTCAGACAAGGCGTCCTCCATAGGAGGAGGCGTCCTTGAGGCGATTTTAAGCATGGAAAAGAAAAAAGGGGCGGCGGAAAAAGCAGAAAAGTAA
- the yqeC gene encoding selenium cofactor biosynthesis protein YqeC encodes MGLKKVYTLNACGEKPAVARRGSLWEALGLPLKDHMVICFTGGGGKTTTMFSLADELAAMGKRVIVTTSTHIFYPENREVVLADRAETVKDYLKDRKEWYSGRTGQILVTGQTALHGKLKGMAPQEMDQLSCFSDVLLVEADGAKRLPLKIPREGEPVLLKGTHGVIGCAGLDAIGSLWEETCFRWELAEAVFGWKTEKELITPDQAARILVSAQGTRKGAESMDYRILLNKADNENRLSDGIRVMECLGEEWAGRCVMTSFFAS; translated from the coding sequence ATGGGATTAAAAAAAGTCTATACCTTAAATGCCTGTGGAGAAAAGCCGGCTGTTGCAAGGAGAGGTTCCCTGTGGGAAGCCCTGGGTTTACCACTTAAGGATCATATGGTCATTTGCTTTACCGGCGGAGGCGGTAAGACTACCACCATGTTTTCCCTGGCCGATGAACTTGCGGCCATGGGGAAGCGGGTGATAGTCACCACCAGTACCCATATCTTCTATCCTGAGAACCGGGAAGTAGTGCTGGCCGACCGGGCTGAAACCGTAAAAGATTACTTAAAGGACAGGAAAGAATGGTATTCAGGCCGTACAGGTCAGATCCTGGTAACAGGGCAGACAGCACTTCATGGGAAATTAAAAGGCATGGCGCCCCAGGAAATGGATCAGCTTTCATGCTTTTCCGATGTGCTTCTTGTAGAGGCAGACGGAGCAAAACGTCTGCCTCTGAAGATCCCAAGGGAAGGGGAGCCTGTTCTTTTAAAAGGAACCCATGGGGTGATTGGCTGCGCCGGCCTGGATGCCATTGGAAGCCTATGGGAAGAAACGTGCTTCCGGTGGGAGCTTGCTGAGGCCGTATTTGGCTGGAAGACGGAAAAAGAGCTTATAACCCCGGACCAGGCAGCCCGAATTCTTGTAAGCGCCCAGGGAACCAGAAAAGGAGCAGAATCTATGGATTACCGGATTTTGTTAAATAAAGCTGATAATGAAAACAGGCTGTCCGATGGGATCCGTGTCATGGAGTGCCTGGGAGAAGAATGGGCCGGGCGCTGTGTGATGACCAGCTTCTTTGCATCGTAG
- a CDS encoding MogA/MoaB family molybdenum cofactor biosynthesis protein, translating into MYRAGIVTLSDKGAAGEREDVSGAVIREILEKTGFEVVSYKLLADEGEDLKEELMRLSDEVECDLVLTTGGTGFSPRDVTPEATLAVADRNAPGIAEAIRAYSMTVTKRAMLSRGASVIRGSTLIINLPGSPKAVRESLEYILDILFHGLEILSGRGGECARK; encoded by the coding sequence ATGTACCGAGCAGGAATCGTAACCTTAAGTGATAAAGGAGCCGCCGGAGAACGGGAAGACGTAAGCGGCGCGGTCATAAGAGAGATATTGGAGAAGACAGGCTTTGAAGTGGTCAGCTATAAGCTCCTTGCCGATGAAGGAGAGGACTTAAAAGAGGAGCTCATGCGCTTAAGCGATGAGGTGGAATGCGATCTGGTTCTGACCACCGGCGGAACCGGCTTTTCTCCCAGGGATGTGACCCCGGAGGCCACTTTGGCTGTTGCGGACCGCAATGCACCGGGAATTGCCGAGGCCATACGGGCTTACAGCATGACTGTAACCAAGCGGGCCATGTTAAGCAGGGGCGCCAGTGTCATCCGGGGATCGACCCTTATCATCAACCTTCCGGGAAGTCCTAAGGCGGTGAGAGAGAGTCTGGAATATATTCTGGATATTCTTTTCCACGGTCTGGAAATCCTGTCAGGTAGAGGCGGAGAATGCGCCAGAAAATAA
- a CDS encoding MOSC domain-containing protein: MGKVMAVCISEKKGTQKSRVDEGHFIEEFGIEGDAHAGKWHRQVSLLSFDTIEDFKARGAEIGNGAFGENVIVQGIDLIHLPVGTRLSCGDILLEVTQIGKECHSHCEIYKKMGECIMPTNGIFTRVLHGGLMKEGDEITVCTEQES, from the coding sequence ATGGGAAAGGTAATGGCTGTCTGTATCAGCGAAAAAAAAGGAACCCAGAAATCCAGAGTGGATGAAGGGCATTTTATAGAAGAATTCGGAATAGAAGGGGATGCACATGCAGGCAAATGGCACCGGCAGGTAAGCCTGTTATCCTTTGATACCATAGAGGACTTTAAGGCCAGAGGTGCGGAGATCGGAAACGGTGCCTTTGGGGAAAATGTCATTGTCCAGGGAATTGATTTGATTCATCTTCCTGTCGGCACCAGGTTATCGTGCGGGGATATCCTTTTGGAGGTGACACAGATAGGAAAGGAATGTCACAGCCACTGCGAGATATACAAGAAAATGGGAGAATGCATCATGCCTACAAACGGAATCTTTACAAGGGTTCTTCATGGAGGACTCATGAAGGAAGGGGATGAAATTACGGTATGTACCGAGCAGGAATCGTAA